The Ammospiza nelsoni isolate bAmmNel1 chromosome 10, bAmmNel1.pri, whole genome shotgun sequence genome includes a region encoding these proteins:
- the KCNE4 gene encoding potassium voltage-gated channel subfamily E member 4: MLKMDHANVTQAMLDAESPSTEKNNSNEYFYILIVMSFYGIFLIGIMLGYMKSKRKEKSSHLLLLYKDEEREWGEAVKPVPTVAGLRAVQLPVMLNMLQESVVPSLSCAICSMEGSSVSSESSSPDVHFTIQEEVLDAELGEVSETPLNESSEGSVENLHKNS, encoded by the coding sequence ATGCTGAAGATGGACCATGCAAACGTGACCCAAGCTATGCTTGATGCCGAATCCCCCAGCACAGAGAAGAACAACAGCAACGAGTATTTTTACATCCTGATTGTCATGTCCTTCTACGGGATCTTCCTGATAGGAATAATGCTTGGCTACATgaaatccaaaagaaaggagaagTCATCCCATTTGCTTCTGCTCTACAAAGACGAGGAGAGGGAGTGGGGGGAGGCTGTGAAGCCTGTGCCGACGGTGGCGGGGCTGAGGGCCGTGCAGCTCCCCGTGATGCTGAACATGCTGCAGGAGAGCGTggtgccctccctgtcctgcgCCATCTGCTCCATGGAGGGCAGCAGCGTCAGCTCCGAGTCCTCCTCCCCAGACGTGCACTTCACCATCCAGGAGGAAGTGCTGGATGCTGAGCTGGGGGAAGTGTCAGAAACGCCGCTCAACGAGAGCAGCGAGGGCTCTGTGGAAAACCTCCACAAGAACTCCTAG